A window of Rosa rugosa chromosome 7, drRosRugo1.1, whole genome shotgun sequence genomic DNA:
TACAACCCTTAACAAGCGAAGAGTGAAAAgtctaaaacaaaaaaaaccaacgGAAACACAGACCCTGAGGCTCGGCAAAGACAGACCAGTAAGCAGCAAATAAGATTGGCAACATCTATCTTTTCCATAACAGAATTTGATTCACCAAATTGTCCAGGTTTGTGAATGAAGAACCATCTGGAGCTGTGGCTTCTTCCGCAAGTTTCTTCCACTCCATGATCTTAGTTTTCATTTTCTCACCGTCCTCTCCTTCCATTAACTCTCTAACAAGCTTCTCTACTTCGTCTCTGTTGACATCATTGCTAATCTCCATTCCAATGCCCCATTTGTTACAAGTATAGAAACAGTTTGTTTGCTGGTCAGCAAAGAATGGCCAACAGAGCATAGGCACTCCAGCCGTCAGACTCTCAATGGTCGAATTCCAGCCGCAGTGTGTTAAAAATCCACCAACTGATGGATGGTTAAGGACTTGCTCCTGTGGGCACCAACTTGCTATTAGGCCTCTTTCCTTAGTTTCAGCTACCAACTCAGGCGGCAGAATAGCTGATTCACCAATAACAAGATCAGGCCTAATTACCCAGAAGTAATGAAACTTGGAATTTGCAAGGCCCCAACCAAACTCTACAAGCTGTTTTGGTGTCAAGACTGCTATGCTTCCAAAATTCACATAGACAACAGAATTTGGCGCCTTGTTCTCCAGCCATTCTAAGCACTCAATGTCTTCTTTCCACGGGCTGTATCCGATATGCTTCAAAGGGCCATCCGGAATCTGACTGAGAAGTAATTCGAGAGGGCCAATTGCATAAACAAGTGACTGATCAAATATAGATGACATAGCGTCCAAAACATCTTGTTCTAACGCATCAAATGTAAGAAAGACGAATGCATCAGCTTTATGAACTTTGTCCGTTGCTTCCATGATGAAGTTAAACATCGTGTCATTTGGATCTGTAGTTCGAAAAAAGGATGGGAGATCCTTTAAACGAATATCTTTCATTCCGGGAATCCAATCTATTACTTTGTCCAGGAAACCATTTGTGAGACAGCTCTCATCTGCAACAACCAAAGTAAATGgttaaggaaagaaaaatttCATATGAACAAAAGTAAAATTCTACTACGGTTAAGATGTAGTTAATTAACTTTATCCATTCACCTTTTAATGGTGCGAGCCCTTTTTGGACCAAAGTCCGAAATTGTTTGAACCCCATGTAAGAGGATGCAGCAATAGTATTGAAGAGTACTATGGGGGCTCCAATTTCTTCAGCGGCTGTAATGGTGAACAATGCCATGAAACCATCTGAAACAATGCAAGTCACTGGAGGATTAGAATTAGAATTGTTGAGTTTCACGAGGAGGTCACGAAAAGGAGCCAAGCAATATTTCATCCTGGTTTCACAAAGCAAATAATCGATGTCTTGGGTGTCATCAGTGTCAGAATCTGGAAGGCCATTTGGAATAGTTTCAAACCGAAAATCAGTGACGCCATCTAAGGAGTCAGGGCCTAAAGATTTCAGAAAGAATTTGTGATTGAACTCTGTGTTGACAAAGGTGATATAACAACCTCTGTGGTGTAGGAGTTTTGCAAACTTGAGCACTCCCTTTACGTGGCTTTGAGGTGGACCTGGAATACAAACAACATGAGGATTGGTAGAAGCCATTTAGATCTCCAGTGTATGTGTTTGTAGCACTTGCACAAAAGCTGATT
This region includes:
- the LOC133721799 gene encoding 7-deoxyloganetin glucosyltransferase-like isoform X2; protein product: MASTNPHVVCIPGPPQSHVKGVLKFAKLLHHRDGFMALFTITAAEEIGAPIVLFNTIAASSYMGFKQFRTLVQKGLAPLKDESCLTNGFLDKVIDWIPGMKDIRLKDLPSFFRTTDPNDTMFNFIMEATDKVHKADAFVFLTFDALEQDVLDAMSSIFDQSLVYAIGPLELLLSQIPDGPLKHIGYSPWKEDIECLEWLENKAPNSVVYVNFGSIAVLTPKQLVEFGWGLANSKFHYFWVIRPDLVIGESAILPPELVAETKERGLIASWCPQEQVLNHPSVGGFLTHCGWNSTIESLTAGVPMLCWPFFADQQTNCFYTCNKWGIGMEISNDVNRDEVEKLVRELMEGEDGEKMKTKIMEWKKLAEEATAPDGSSFTNLDNLVNQILLWKR
- the LOC133721799 gene encoding 7-deoxyloganetin glucosyltransferase-like isoform X1, with protein sequence MASTNPHVVCIPGPPQSHVKGVLKFAKLLHHRGCYITFVNTEFNHKFFLKSLGPDSLDGVTDFRFETIPNGLPDSDTDDTQDIDYLLCETRMKYCLAPFRDLLVKLNNSNSNPPVTCIVSDGFMALFTITAAEEIGAPIVLFNTIAASSYMGFKQFRTLVQKGLAPLKDESCLTNGFLDKVIDWIPGMKDIRLKDLPSFFRTTDPNDTMFNFIMEATDKVHKADAFVFLTFDALEQDVLDAMSSIFDQSLVYAIGPLELLLSQIPDGPLKHIGYSPWKEDIECLEWLENKAPNSVVYVNFGSIAVLTPKQLVEFGWGLANSKFHYFWVIRPDLVIGESAILPPELVAETKERGLIASWCPQEQVLNHPSVGGFLTHCGWNSTIESLTAGVPMLCWPFFADQQTNCFYTCNKWGIGMEISNDVNRDEVEKLVRELMEGEDGEKMKTKIMEWKKLAEEATAPDGSSFTNLDNLVNQILLWKR